In Sphingomonas sp. R1, a single genomic region encodes these proteins:
- the trpD gene encoding anthranilate phosphoribosyltransferase encodes MTSLSLLPDPSSPLARETAAQAFADILDGTAPEAEIEAFLIALSVRGETSIEIAEAARALRARLIPVTAPEGAIDVCGTGGDGHHTLNVSTAVSLVVAAAGVPVAKHGNRAASSKAGAADTLEALGLNLDRAAARAEESLHEIGIAFLFAQHHHPSLGRIAPIRRRIGRRTIFNLMGPLANPAHVRHQLIGIARPDYAPVYAEALEQLGVEAAAIISGEDALDELSTEAASVVVNVGRAKLPTRITPEDAGLPRHPLSAIRGGDPEYNALALRRLLQGEEGAYRDAVLLNAAAALMVAGRADDLRDGVEEAAEMLDNGLANALLDCWIAFA; translated from the coding sequence GTGACCAGCCTGAGCCTGCTACCCGACCCGTCCTCCCCGCTTGCCCGCGAAACCGCCGCGCAGGCCTTTGCCGACATTCTCGACGGCACCGCGCCCGAGGCGGAGATCGAGGCGTTCCTGATCGCCCTTTCCGTTCGCGGCGAGACCAGCATCGAGATCGCAGAAGCCGCCCGCGCCCTGCGTGCCCGGCTGATTCCCGTGACTGCGCCCGAAGGCGCGATCGACGTGTGCGGTACCGGCGGCGACGGGCATCATACGCTCAACGTCTCCACCGCCGTCAGCCTGGTCGTTGCGGCCGCGGGCGTTCCTGTCGCCAAGCACGGCAATCGCGCCGCTTCCTCCAAGGCGGGTGCGGCGGACACGCTGGAAGCGCTGGGCCTGAACCTCGACCGGGCAGCGGCGCGCGCCGAGGAGAGCCTGCACGAAATCGGCATCGCCTTTCTCTTCGCCCAGCATCACCACCCCTCGCTCGGCCGCATCGCGCCGATCCGGCGGCGAATCGGGCGGCGGACGATCTTCAACCTGATGGGCCCGCTCGCCAACCCCGCGCATGTGCGCCACCAGCTGATCGGCATCGCGCGCCCCGATTACGCGCCGGTCTATGCCGAGGCGCTGGAGCAGCTGGGTGTCGAAGCTGCCGCGATCATCTCCGGCGAGGATGCGCTGGACGAGCTCTCGACCGAGGCGGCGAGCGTCGTCGTCAATGTCGGCCGCGCGAAGCTGCCGACGCGCATCACCCCGGAAGATGCCGGCCTGCCCCGTCACCCGCTCTCGGCCATCCGCGGCGGCGATCCCGAATACAACGCCCTCGCGCTTCGCCGCCTGCTCCAGGGGGAGGAAGGCGCCTATCGCGACGCGGTGTTGCTCAACGCCGCCGCTGCACTAATGGTCGCGGGCCGCGCCGATGACCTACGGGACGGGGTGGAGGAAGCGGCCGAGATGCTCGACAACGGGCTTGCCAACGCCCTTCTCGACTGCTGGATCGCCTTCGCATGA
- the trpC gene encoding indole-3-glycerol phosphate synthase TrpC, which yields MSTILGKILDTKRAEVAARKAAPRSWPAPSAPRGFKAALDARASAGGYGLIAEIKKASPSKGLIRADFDPPAHARAYAAGGAACLSVLTDRDYFQGDEDYLVAARAACDLPVIRKDFLIDPWQVEESRAMGADAILIIVSALDDGQMAEIEAAAIEQGMDALVEVHDAEELARALRLKSRLIGVNNRNLKTFEVDVQKTYDLVAHAPKDCTFVAESGLNTRADLDAMAAHDIRCFLIGESLMRQSDVEAATRALVG from the coding sequence ATGAGCACCATTCTCGGCAAGATACTCGACACCAAACGCGCGGAAGTCGCCGCGCGCAAGGCGGCGCCCCGCAGCTGGCCGGCGCCCAGCGCACCGCGTGGCTTCAAGGCGGCGCTTGATGCGCGCGCGTCGGCGGGCGGCTATGGCCTGATCGCCGAGATCAAGAAGGCCAGCCCTTCGAAGGGATTGATCCGCGCCGACTTCGATCCGCCCGCCCATGCCCGCGCCTATGCTGCCGGCGGTGCAGCCTGCCTGTCGGTGCTCACCGACCGCGACTATTTCCAGGGCGATGAGGACTATCTGGTCGCCGCACGCGCCGCGTGCGACCTGCCGGTCATCCGCAAGGACTTCCTGATCGATCCCTGGCAGGTCGAGGAATCGCGTGCGATGGGCGCCGATGCGATCCTGATCATCGTCTCTGCGCTCGACGACGGCCAGATGGCGGAGATCGAAGCCGCCGCCATCGAACAGGGCATGGATGCGCTGGTCGAAGTCCATGATGCGGAGGAACTGGCGCGCGCACTTCGCCTGAAATCGCGGCTGATCGGGGTAAACAATCGTAATCTCAAGACCTTCGAGGTCGATGTGCAGAAGACGTACGATCTCGTCGCCCATGCACCCAAGGACTGTACCTTCGTTGCGGAGTCCGGCCTCAACACGCGCGCCGACCTCGATGCCATGGCCGCGCACGATATCCGCTGCTTCCTGATCGGCGAGTCGCTGATGCGCCAGTCGGATGTGGAAGCGGCGACGCGCGCGCTGGTCGGATGA